One window of Streptococcus troglodytae genomic DNA carries:
- a CDS encoding YjdF family protein produces MKLTVYFDGTFWFALVEHVNRKGQYKAFRYPFGKEPKDFDIWNFIAKKLPSLIKKYDRIKTDSHVNDIPQPKKMNPKRMQRVLNKSKKQEAVSTKAQAEMQKLHEALKQEKKSQSKEKRQALKQYKYQLKQKKRHQKKQGH; encoded by the coding sequence ATGAAATTGACAGTCTATTTTGATGGTACATTTTGGTTCGCTTTGGTTGAACATGTCAACCGTAAAGGACAATATAAAGCCTTTCGTTATCCCTTTGGTAAAGAGCCTAAAGATTTTGATATTTGGAACTTTATTGCTAAAAAGCTGCCCAGCTTGATTAAGAAATACGATCGTATCAAAACTGATTCTCATGTTAATGATATACCGCAGCCTAAGAAAATGAATCCCAAGCGTATGCAAAGGGTTCTCAACAAATCAAAGAAACAAGAGGCAGTTTCGACTAAGGCTCAGGCAGAAATGCAAAAGCTTCATGAAGCTCTCAAACAAGAGAAAAAATCTCAAAGCAAAGAAAAACGTCAGGCTCTAAAACAGTACAAATATCAACTTAAGCAGAAAAAGCGTCATC